CCTGGCTTCAGCGAGCTGCGTCTGGTGCGGACGGGTTACCTGGTCCTTCTCACCGCTTGCCCGCAGACGCCAGGTGATGACCTCGACGGAAGCGGCAACGGTTCGGCCGAACAATTCGCGATAGAGCTTGAAGAAGTTGTCGGTGAGTTTCTTCAGGAACTCGTCCCTGGGCAGCTTGCGATCCGGCAAGGTAACCGTGATCTCATGGCCCTGTCCGACATGGCGCATGTCGACGGTAAACCGGTTCGTGATCGTTTCCTTCGCGACACCCGCGGCCGAGACGACTTCCCCGCCCTGGGCGGCCAACTCGTCCAGGATCCGGTTCATCTCGTCACTATCCCAGGAATTTATCGGCATCGGGTGGCTCATGGAAAGATCGACCGCCACCGGAGCGATCAGGAGACCGATCGCCGAGCTGACACCCGCGCCGGTCGGGCAGATGATTCGCTTGATTCCGAGCTTGCGGGCAATTCCATAGGCATGGACCGGTCCTGCGCCGCCGAACGCCACCATCGGCAGCGAACGTGGGTCAACGCCAAGATCGGTGGCATGCATCGCAGCCGCCTTGCTCATGGATTCGTTGACGAGATCATGGATACCCCAAGCACAACGCTCAACCGAAACACCAAGCGAGGTGGCGAGCCTGTCCATCGCCTCGTGGGCGGCCTCCCTGGAGACCTTGAAGGAACCACCGACGAAGGAACCGGTGCCCATATAGCCAAGCAGGATGTCGGCGTCCGTCACGGTCGGCTGGGTGCCGCCGCGTTGATAGGCTGCTGGCCCCGGCACGGCACCGGCCGAATGCGGGCCAACATCGAGCAGGCCGAGAGGGTTTTTCGCTGCGATCGATCCGCCGCCCGCGCCGATCTCGATCATCTGGATCGACTGAATCTTCAGCGGAAAGCCGGACCCCTTGCGGAAGCGCTGGTAGTGGGCGACTTCGAGATCGGTGCCGACATTGGGCTCCCCGTTCGGGATCAGGCAGAGCTTGGCCGTCGTGCCGCCCATGTCGAAGGACAAAACGCTGGTCTCGCCGGCCACACGCCCGAATTCGGCGGCTGCGACCGCACCGGCGGCCGGCCCCGACTCGATCAGCCGAACCGGCAGTTCGGCAGCGCGGCGGCTGGGAACAAGACCACCTGAGGAAGTCATCCAAAGAACCTGACGATCGATTCCTTGCCGCCCAAACTCTCGCTCGAGGTGGGCGACGTGTCCGGCCATCTGCGGACGCGTATAGGCATTGACGACCGTGGTCGACGCCCGGTCGAACTCGCGCATTTCCGGGCAAACCTCGGACGAAATCGACACGAATATGTCCGGATTCTCCTCACGAAGAAGAGCTGCCACGCGCTTCTCGTGCTGCGGATACTTGTAGGCGTGCAGCAGGCAAACCGCGACCGAACGGATACCTTTCTCGCGAAGGCGACCGGCGATCTCACGGACGCTCTCATCGCTGAACTTCGTCATTACCTCGCCGTCGGCGGCGATACGCTCTTCGGCACCGAAGCTGTTTGCACGGCTGACGAGAGGATCCGGATACTTGATGTTCAGATCATAGAGATCGTATCGGCCCTCGTTGCGGATGCGAAGCATGTCCTGAAAGCCGTCCGTCGTGACGAAACCCGTCTCGACGCCTTTGCGTTCGAGAACGGCATTGGTAACGACAGTCGTAGCACCGAGAACTTGCAGACGATCCTTGTCGATGGATACGGCGTGTAATTCCAGCAGTTCCGAAACGCCGGCAACCACAGCTTCAGCCGGATTGTGAGGAGTGCTCAATACCTTATGAAGATGCAGTTCACCGCGGTCGTCGAGCAGCGCGAAGTCGGTGAAAGTACCGCCAGTGTCGAAGGCCAGTTTTGCCATGTTTTCCTCAAAGCAGAAGCACGGCGCCAAATGCGCCCGTTTACGACGAGCCCGAAAGGTCGAACCCTTTATCTTCCATGAGGTTATTGGACAGCGGCGGCGCTTGGCCAACACAACTACAATCTGCCGCCATAGGGTTTGCTTATGGCGAATATCACCAAGCCAAGAGCGAGCATGCGCTGGCGTGATCAAGCTCGCCTGAGGAAACCAGCATCAGAACCAGATCATCAAACGGGGCGGATACCCGGATGTTGACTGCCGGTCATCTGTCCAACGATTTCGAGCAGGACCGCTCTGGCGGCAAGAGCCGGTTCCGACAGGGGAAGATGATCCGAAATGCACAATGAAACTGTGGCATCGATGACTGGCCGGGTGAGCGCGCGTACCTGTGCACCGGCGAATGAGGGCGTCGCCGTCACGACGGAAGCCGGAAGAATGGTCGATCCCAGGCCGTCGAGGACGGCCGCGCTGAGCGCGGGCACCGATTCAATTTCGGAAATGACGTCCGGGGTCGCTCTCGCCCGGGCCAAAGCATCGTCAATGAGACGGCGCAGCAGGTGGTTCTTGCTTGGGAGCAGAAGAGGCATCTCACTCAACGCCCCGACAGGCAGTGCATCGCCCTTACCACCAGGTAGCGGAGTATCGGGTGGAGAAACCAAAAACATCTCCTCCTTGAACAGCGGCTGGAGTGTGACGCCCTTGATCGGATCGGACGCATAGATCAATGCCATGTCCATCTTGCCGGTCATGATCAGCTCGCTGAGGATCTGGCCGAAGCTGTCGTTGATGTGCAAAATGATCTGCGGGTGCCTGCTCTTCATCTCCCGTAGCAGCGGTAAGGAGAGGGAACTGGATGTCGAATAGGTCGCAAGCCCGATGGAGACCCGGCCGGCTACCGAAGTTGCTGCCTGATTGATGTCAATCTGGGCCTGGTCAAGTTGCTTCAGCATAAGCTGGGCATGACGATATAGAATGAGGCCCGCCTCGGTGGGCGTTATTCCGACATTGCTGCGAATCAGGAGCTTGTGCTTGAAATGGGTTTCGAGCGACGCGATCTGCTGCGACAATGCGGGTTGGGCCGTTCGCAGGATTGCGGCTGCGCGCGATACGCTGCCGGTATCGATGATCTTTACAAAGCTTCGCAACTTTCGGAAGTCTACACTCATGGTTCCACGCTCTTTTCGTGGAGCCTAATCTCTCGGGAAGGAAGGATGCAAGCCTCTCCCTTCCCGATGCAGTAGAATGAAATTATTGCAACGACCGGACGGCACTCTCGATGCGGTCGCAGGCCTGCCGGATCGCATCCATGGAGGTGGCGATCGAAAGACGGAAATACGGCGACAGACCGTAGGCCGCACCCTGCAGGGCAGCAACGCCGACGCCATCGAGCAGGTAGAGAACGAAGTCGAGATCGCTTTCAATCACCTTGCCGTCCGGGGTCTTCCTGCCAATCACTCCGGCGCAGTTCGGAAAGAGATAGAAGGCGCCATCCGGCAGCCGGCAGGAAAGACCGGGGATCGCATTGAGGCGGCCGCAAGCATAGTCGCGCCGCTCCTTATAGATCTTCACGCTATCGCGGACGAAAGCCTGATCGGCAGAGAGCGCAAATGCGGCGGCGGCCTGGCTGATCGACGACGGGCACGACGACATCTGCGATTGCAGCTTGTTGATTGCGGCGATCAATAGTGCCGGCCCCGCCGCATAGCCGATGCGCCAGCCCGTCATCGCATAGGACTTCGACACGCCGTTGGTCAGAAGCACGCGGTCCTTCAATGCCGGGACGGCTGCCACCAGTGTCGTCATCGGCTCGTCGCGAAACCAGACCTGATCGTAGATATCGTCCGAAAGAACGAACACATGCGGATGTCTGAGGAGCACGTCGCCAAGCGCCTCCAATTCCTTGCGGCTATAGGCGGCGCCTGTGGGATTTGATGGCGCATTCAGGATGAGCCACAGCGTCTTGGGGGTAATCGCCGCCTCGAGCGCCTCTGGCGTCAACTTGAACCCCTGTTCCTGCGGGCATTCGACGATCACCGGCTTGCCGTCATTGGCGATGACCATGTCGGGATAGGATACCCAGTATGGGGCGGGAATGATGACTTCGGCGTTGTTCTCCACGCTCGCCATCAACGCCAGGAAGAGAATCTGCTTGGCGCCGCCGCCAACGCAGATCTCGTTGTCGGCATAGCTTAGCGACAAGCGGCGCTCGAAGTCTCCGATGATCGCCTTGCGAAGGGCCGGCGTACCGTTGACGGCAGTGTATTTGGTCTCACCCCGCTCGATCGCGGCATGTGCGGCCGCCTTCACATTTTCCGGCGTGTCGAAATCGGGTTCGCCAACCGTCATGTCGACGATGTCCTTGCCGGCCGCCTTTAACTCACGCGCTCTAGCGGATGCGGCAGTGCTCGGCGAAACCTTGATGCGCGCCACGCGCGACGCGGCCACGAAATTGCTCATGGATAGTTCCTCGGTGATGTTCACCCCTGCGGGGCGGTTGACTTGGAGCAATTCCAGGAAACGCGCCTAGCGGTTTTCCGTCCGGAATTGCGTATAGACAAAAGGCGAGGGCGTTTTCGCGATTTGAAGAAAAGCGGAAACGCTCTAGTGTGCAGCTTCGACCTCGCCGCGCATCTTTCCGGTCAGGAAGAGTTCGCCCAGCTCCTCGTGAGTGATGTCCTTGGGCAAGCCATCCCAAATCACCTTGCCGAGGCGCAGGATGACGGCGCGCTGCGCCACCTCCATCGCCTTCTTGGTGTTCTGTTCGACAAGCAGAATGGTCATTCCGGCCGCGTGAAGCCGCAGGAGTTCGTCGAAGACGACGCCGATCGCCGCTGGGGACAGACCGACCGACGGCTCGTCGACCAGGAGTACCTTCGGCCGCTGGAGGACGGCCATCGCGACCTCCAGAAGCTGTTGCTCGCCGCCGGACATGTTTCCGGCCAACGTCGTCCGTCGTGTCTTGAGGATCGGGAAAAGCTCGTAGACATAATCCCTGTCGGCCTTCACTTTTGCGTCGCGAAGCGTGTAGGCCGCCATCTGCAGATTCTCGTCGATGGTCATCAGCGGAAAGTTGCAGCGTCCCTGGGGCACGAAGGATATGCCCTCCCCCAGGATCGCCCGCGACTTGTAACCGGCAATATTCTTGTCGTGCCAGCCGATACTCCCGCCCTTGATCGTCGTCATGCCGTAAAGGGTCTTGAGCAGCGTCGACTTGCCGGCGCCGTTTGGCCCCATGAGTGCCACGAATTGACCGGAGGGCACGTCCAGGTCGACGCCATTGAGGATATCCAGGTTGCCGTAGCCGGCCCGAAGGCCCTGGATCGAAAGGTTGGAATTAGCCGCCAAGGTAAGCCTCCCTCACACGCTGGTCCTGAATGATGTCGTGCGGCAGTCCTTCGACGAGCTTTATGCCCTGGTCCAAGACGATCACGCGCTGGCATATGCTGGTCACGACGTCGATATTGTGCTCGATCACCAGAAAACTGACGCCGAGGCTCCTGTTTGCATAGAGGATGGTCTCAACGACCCGCTCGATGATTTTTGGGTTGATGCCCGCCATCGGCTCATCGAGGAGGATGAGCTTCGGCTCCGGCATCAACATCGAGGCAAACTGGATCAGCTTCTGCTGGCCGCCCGACAGGTTGCCAGCCGGTTGGTGCCGCACATCCCACAGACCGGCCATCTTGATGAGATCGTGCGCACGCTCCCGCAACGCGGCGACACGGTTCCTCGACTTCCCGCCGAGGCTGAACGTCGACAACAGCGAGGGAAAGGTGAACATCTGTCCGGCGATGATCAGGTTCTCCTCGACGTCCAGAGACCGGAAGGTAACGGTCTTCTGGAAGGAGCGGAGCATCCGGCCTTCCCGGGCGATCCTGTTCAGCGACCAGCCGGTAATGTCCTGCCCATCGAGAATAACGGTCCCCGAATCCGGCCGCGCAAGACCCGTGGAGCAATCGAAGAACGTCGACTTGCCCGATCCGTTCGGACCGATGAGGCCGGCAATCTCGCCACGCTCGATATGCATGGTCACGTCGTTGACCGCCTTCACCGCACCGTAGGACTTGCTGAGATTGTTGATCTGCAGAATGGGAAGATGGGATGTCATTTCACACCTCCGATCATGCCCCAGAAGCGGTTTATCAGTGGAGCAAAGCCCTTCTTGAACCAGAAGACGAGCACCAGCAGGCAGAGACCGTAAGCGATCATTCTCAGCTCCGGCGTGATCCGAAGCGCCTCGGTCAGGCCGACGAAGAGCAGACTTCCAATGATCGTGCCGGAAATCGTCCCCGCGCCACCACCAAGTACGATGATGAGAACGGTGGTGGAATAATACATCTGGAACGTCAGGGGGCTGACGACCGTGAGATAGTAGGCGTACAGACTGCCACCGGCGCCGGCAAAGGCTGCACTGACCATGAAGACGATCAGCTTGTAGCGCCATGTCGGAATGCCGACGGATTCGGCAAGCGTCTCGTTTTCGCGGATCGCGACCATGTTCCGTCCCGCCGGCGATCTGACAATTGCCCAGACCAGCACGGTTGCGAGAGCCCCGACGGCCAGTGCGAGATAGTAGAAGTTGGTCGTGCCGGAAACAGTGAACGACCATGGGCCGAGGGCGAAGTAGGGCTTCGGAATGCTGGAAAGGCCCATATCGCCACGCGTCAACGAAATCCAGTTCTTCGCAATCGCCTGCCCGATGATGACGAAACCCAACGTGCACATGACGAAGGAGGTGGAGCGCAAACGAAGCGCCGGAATTCCCAAAGGCATGGCCAGGCCGCCGGCAATGGCCGCCGCCGCCAGCAGATTGACGTAGAAGGGTGTGCCGTAATGCACGGCGAGCAGGCCCGACGCATAGGCACCGATGCCGAAGAACGCGGCTTGCGCAAGCGAGAGCAGACCGGTGTAGCCGATAAGAAGGTTCAGCCCGTGCGCAGGGAGCATGAAAATCAAGGCGATGATGAGCGCATGGGTCATATAGCGGCTGCCGACGTAGGGCGCCGCCAGAGCAACGGTGATCAGCAACATCGCAAGCGGGATGCGAAGATCGCGCCGCCGTGGCTGTGATGTCGTTTCGATGAGTGACATATCATGTCCTCTGAGTTCGAGAGGGACAGCGGAGCGTCTAGAAGCGCGCCTGCGTCGAAAAAAGACCGTGGGGCCGCCACATCAGCATCAGGATCAGGGTCGCAAAGCCGACGGTATCGCGGAACTGGAGGCCGATGTAGGTCGCCACCAGGCTTTCAGCGATGCCGAGGATCATCGCGGCAAAGAAGGTGCCGCGGACATTGCCGAGACCGCCCATGATGATGATCGGGAGGGTCTTGAACGTAATCAGCTCGCCCATGCCGCCATAGACACTGACGTTGACCGGCGCGGTGAGCACTCCGGAAAGCGCTGCCAGTGCCGCACCTAGTATGAAGGTCCGCAGCACCACCTGGGAGACGTCGATTCCGACTATTTCGCAGCATTCGACATTTTGCGAGACGGCCCGCATCGCCTTGCCCATGCGGCTATAGGTCACCATCAGCTCAAGGCCGATAAAGACAAGAATCGTGACCACGAGGATCAGGATGCGTTGCTGCGCCAGGCTGAAGCCGAGGATCGAGACCGGCTCGATATAGCCGCCGGAGAAAAACTTGTATCCGCCGCCGAAGACCAGGATGACCGTATTTTGAAGCACGAGTGAAATACCGAGCGTGGTAAGCACCCCGGCCTCGGCGGGGGCGCCAACCATGCGCTGCATCACGAAACGGCCAACCAGATAAGCGACGAAAATCGTGGAGAGGACGCCGACCACGATCGAGGCCTCGTAGGAGAGGCCGAGATAGTCGATGGCGAACCACGCGCCGAAAGTGCCCAGCATATAGTATTCGCCATGGGCAAAATT
This sequence is a window from Rhizobium sp. ZPR4. Protein-coding genes within it:
- a CDS encoding ABC transporter ATP-binding protein, with protein sequence MAANSNLSIQGLRAGYGNLDILNGVDLDVPSGQFVALMGPNGAGKSTLLKTLYGMTTIKGGSIGWHDKNIAGYKSRAILGEGISFVPQGRCNFPLMTIDENLQMAAYTLRDAKVKADRDYVYELFPILKTRRTTLAGNMSGGEQQLLEVAMAVLQRPKVLLVDEPSVGLSPAAIGVVFDELLRLHAAGMTILLVEQNTKKAMEVAQRAVILRLGKVIWDGLPKDITHEELGELFLTGKMRGEVEAAH
- a CDS encoding aspartate transaminase, translated to MSNFVAASRVARIKVSPSTAASARARELKAAGKDIVDMTVGEPDFDTPENVKAAAHAAIERGETKYTAVNGTPALRKAIIGDFERRLSLSYADNEICVGGGAKQILFLALMASVENNAEVIIPAPYWVSYPDMVIANDGKPVIVECPQEQGFKLTPEALEAAITPKTLWLILNAPSNPTGAAYSRKELEALGDVLLRHPHVFVLSDDIYDQVWFRDEPMTTLVAAVPALKDRVLLTNGVSKSYAMTGWRIGYAAGPALLIAAINKLQSQMSSCPSSISQAAAAFALSADQAFVRDSVKIYKERRDYACGRLNAIPGLSCRLPDGAFYLFPNCAGVIGRKTPDGKVIESDLDFVLYLLDGVGVAALQGAAYGLSPYFRLSIATSMDAIRQACDRIESAVRSLQ
- the nac gene encoding nitrogen assimilation transcriptional regulator NAC; translation: MSVDFRKLRSFVKIIDTGSVSRAAAILRTAQPALSQQIASLETHFKHKLLIRSNVGITPTEAGLILYRHAQLMLKQLDQAQIDINQAATSVAGRVSIGLATYSTSSSLSLPLLREMKSRHPQIILHINDSFGQILSELIMTGKMDMALIYASDPIKGVTLQPLFKEEMFLVSPPDTPLPGGKGDALPVGALSEMPLLLPSKNHLLRRLIDDALARARATPDVISEIESVPALSAAVLDGLGSTILPASVVTATPSFAGAQVRALTRPVIDATVSLCISDHLPLSEPALAARAVLLEIVGQMTGSQHPGIRPV
- a CDS encoding ABC transporter ATP-binding protein translates to MTSHLPILQINNLSKSYGAVKAVNDVTMHIERGEIAGLIGPNGSGKSTFFDCSTGLARPDSGTVILDGQDITGWSLNRIAREGRMLRSFQKTVTFRSLDVEENLIIAGQMFTFPSLLSTFSLGGKSRNRVAALRERAHDLIKMAGLWDVRHQPAGNLSGGQQKLIQFASMLMPEPKLILLDEPMAGINPKIIERVVETILYANRSLGVSFLVIEHNIDVVTSICQRVIVLDQGIKLVEGLPHDIIQDQRVREAYLGG
- a CDS encoding branched-chain amino acid ABC transporter permease; its protein translation is MFSTVIEQVVNGIVTGSVYAIVAVGMTMIFGVLRAINFAHGEYYMLGTFGAWFAIDYLGLSYEASIVVGVLSTIFVAYLVGRFVMQRMVGAPAEAGVLTTLGISLVLQNTVILVFGGGYKFFSGGYIEPVSILGFSLAQQRILILVVTILVFIGLELMVTYSRMGKAMRAVSQNVECCEIVGIDVSQVVLRTFILGAALAALSGVLTAPVNVSVYGGMGELITFKTLPIIIMGGLGNVRGTFFAAMILGIAESLVATYIGLQFRDTVGFATLILMLMWRPHGLFSTQARF
- a CDS encoding hydantoinase/oxoprolinase family protein yields the protein MAKLAFDTGGTFTDFALLDDRGELHLHKVLSTPHNPAEAVVAGVSELLELHAVSIDKDRLQVLGATTVVTNAVLERKGVETGFVTTDGFQDMLRIRNEGRYDLYDLNIKYPDPLVSRANSFGAEERIAADGEVMTKFSDESVREIAGRLREKGIRSVAVCLLHAYKYPQHEKRVAALLREENPDIFVSISSEVCPEMREFDRASTTVVNAYTRPQMAGHVAHLEREFGRQGIDRQVLWMTSSGGLVPSRRAAELPVRLIESGPAAGAVAAAEFGRVAGETSVLSFDMGGTTAKLCLIPNGEPNVGTDLEVAHYQRFRKGSGFPLKIQSIQMIEIGAGGGSIAAKNPLGLLDVGPHSAGAVPGPAAYQRGGTQPTVTDADILLGYMGTGSFVGGSFKVSREAAHEAMDRLATSLGVSVERCAWGIHDLVNESMSKAAAMHATDLGVDPRSLPMVAFGGAGPVHAYGIARKLGIKRIICPTGAGVSSAIGLLIAPVAVDLSMSHPMPINSWDSDEMNRILDELAAQGGEVVSAAGVAKETITNRFTVDMRHVGQGHEITVTLPDRKLPRDEFLKKLTDNFFKLYRELFGRTVAASVEVITWRLRASGEKDQVTRPHQTQLAEARKGSRQVFFQELGVYAETPVFDHYRLPVNNEIKGPAIVEQRESTAVVGPSGVFHVDASGNLVINIL
- a CDS encoding branched-chain amino acid ABC transporter permease; translated protein: MSLIETTSQPRRRDLRIPLAMLLITVALAAPYVGSRYMTHALIIALIFMLPAHGLNLLIGYTGLLSLAQAAFFGIGAYASGLLAVHYGTPFYVNLLAAAAIAGGLAMPLGIPALRLRSTSFVMCTLGFVIIGQAIAKNWISLTRGDMGLSSIPKPYFALGPWSFTVSGTTNFYYLALAVGALATVLVWAIVRSPAGRNMVAIRENETLAESVGIPTWRYKLIVFMVSAAFAGAGGSLYAYYLTVVSPLTFQMYYSTTVLIIVLGGGAGTISGTIIGSLLFVGLTEALRITPELRMIAYGLCLLVLVFWFKKGFAPLINRFWGMIGGVK